One Xiphophorus maculatus strain JP 163 A chromosome 9, X_maculatus-5.0-male, whole genome shotgun sequence DNA segment encodes these proteins:
- the LOC102229547 gene encoding alanine aminotransferase 2-like isoform X1, with translation MQKQMTSLQEVNPRVRGIRLSSQSGLHSLTENITKDIIKGTPQSFKELIDVSLGDPQRAGMKPISFVRQVLAVCLCPELLSDEHLPLDVRTRALRLLEACDGESVGSYTDSSGLPYIRQTIAKFIMKRDEGVPAYAKNIFISSGAQRALMVIVKLLSGGEGRFQTGVLIPQPCPHKLLPLLDEAGALAVPYQLIEEENWAVDTSELGRALTTSRGRCEPRAIYISNPGNPTGHLQDRKSIEKVIEFVASERLLLLIDEVYQDSVYAPNREFISYKKVLFEMDEHLRDTVEMVSFHSLSCACVAECGLRTGYMEVVNMDPGVMHFVDTMLCTDINAPVTGQIALDLMLSPPSPGDPSYNTFVHETLLTRATLAQNSQRALKLLNDLPGMSCCPAMGGIYLYPRLDLPAEIKEQANRLGLEADVLYCQMLLEEEDLIIGAGDNGTSGSHHLRLCILVPPDTLEKVLSRLSSFHLRLSDRKLSRIV, from the exons ATGCAAAAGCAGATGACCTCCCTGCAAGAAGTGAATCCCAGAGTGAGAGGGATCAGACTCTCATCTCAAAGTGGGCTGCATAGTCTGACTGAGAACATCACCAAAGACATCATCAAA GGAACGCCACAATCGTTCAAGGAGCTGATTGACGTCAGTTTAGGTGATCCCCAGAGAGCAGGAATGAAACCCATCTCATTTGTTCGACag GTCCTGGCAGTGTGTTTGTGCCCTGAACTGCTGAGTGATGAACATCTTCCTCTGGATGTCAGGACAAGAGCCCTGAGGCTCCTGGAGGCTTGTGATGGTGAAAGTGTGG GTTCCTACACTGATTCCTCTGGACTGCCTTACATCAGACAAACTATCGCCAAGTTCATCATGAAAAGAGACGAAGGTGTTCCTGCTTatgctaaaaacatttttatatcctCTGGAGCTCAGAGAGCCCTGATG gTAATAGTAAAGCTGCTATCCGGAGGGGAAGGGCGATTTCAGACTGGGGTGTTGATCCCTCAGCCCTGTCCACACAAACTGCTTCCTCTGCTAGACGAGGCCGGGGCGCTGGCTGTGCCTTACCAGCTGATAGAGGAGGAAAACTGGGCTGTCGACACGAGTGAACTGGGAAGAGCTCTAACAACTTCCAGAGGGCGCTGCGAGCCCAGAGCAATCTACATAAGCAACCCAGGAAACCCCACAG gacATTTGCAGGACAGGAAGTCCATAGAGAAAGTGATTGAGTTCGTAGCATCTGAGAGACTCCTTCTGCTGATTGATGAG GTCTATCAAGACAGTGTTTATGCACCGAACAGAGAGTTTATTTCATATAAGAAGGTTCTGTTTGAGATGGATGAACATCTGAGAGACACTGTGGAGATGGTTTCCTTCCACTCTTTATCCTGCGCCTGTGTAGCAGA GTGTGGCCTCAGAACAGGATACATGGAGGTGGTCAACATGGACCCAGGGGTGATGCATTTTGTTGATACCATGCTCTGTACTGACATCAATGCACCAGTCACAGGACAGATTGCACTGGATCTCATGCTCAGCCCACCCAGTCCGGGTGACCCTTCATATAACACATTCGTTCAT GAGACTCTCCTGACTCGAGCCACTCTGGCCCAAAATTCTCAGCGGGCTCTGAAGCTGCTGAACGATCTACCAGGAATGAGCTGCTGCCCTGCGATGGGGGGAATCTACCTCTACCCACGTCTGGATCTACCAGCTGAGATCAAGGAGCAAGCCAAT aggcTGGGACTGGAAGCAGATGTGTTATACTGCCAGATGTTACTGGAGGAAGAAGATTTGATCATAGGTGCAGGAGATAATGGAACAAGTGGCAGCCATCATCTCAG ATTGTGTATTCTGGTTCCGCCTGACACTTTGGAGAAGGTTTTGTCTCGCCTCTCTTCCTTCCACCTTCGCCTCTCTGACAGAAAACTTAGCAGAATTGTATAG
- the LOC102229547 gene encoding alanine aminotransferase 2-like isoform X2, which produces MTSLQEVNPRVRGIRLSSQSGLHSLTENITKDIIKGTPQSFKELIDVSLGDPQRAGMKPISFVRQVLAVCLCPELLSDEHLPLDVRTRALRLLEACDGESVGSYTDSSGLPYIRQTIAKFIMKRDEGVPAYAKNIFISSGAQRALMVIVKLLSGGEGRFQTGVLIPQPCPHKLLPLLDEAGALAVPYQLIEEENWAVDTSELGRALTTSRGRCEPRAIYISNPGNPTGHLQDRKSIEKVIEFVASERLLLLIDEVYQDSVYAPNREFISYKKVLFEMDEHLRDTVEMVSFHSLSCACVAECGLRTGYMEVVNMDPGVMHFVDTMLCTDINAPVTGQIALDLMLSPPSPGDPSYNTFVHETLLTRATLAQNSQRALKLLNDLPGMSCCPAMGGIYLYPRLDLPAEIKEQANRLGLEADVLYCQMLLEEEDLIIGAGDNGTSGSHHLRLCILVPPDTLEKVLSRLSSFHLRLSDRKLSRIV; this is translated from the exons ATGACCTCCCTGCAAGAAGTGAATCCCAGAGTGAGAGGGATCAGACTCTCATCTCAAAGTGGGCTGCATAGTCTGACTGAGAACATCACCAAAGACATCATCAAA GGAACGCCACAATCGTTCAAGGAGCTGATTGACGTCAGTTTAGGTGATCCCCAGAGAGCAGGAATGAAACCCATCTCATTTGTTCGACag GTCCTGGCAGTGTGTTTGTGCCCTGAACTGCTGAGTGATGAACATCTTCCTCTGGATGTCAGGACAAGAGCCCTGAGGCTCCTGGAGGCTTGTGATGGTGAAAGTGTGG GTTCCTACACTGATTCCTCTGGACTGCCTTACATCAGACAAACTATCGCCAAGTTCATCATGAAAAGAGACGAAGGTGTTCCTGCTTatgctaaaaacatttttatatcctCTGGAGCTCAGAGAGCCCTGATG gTAATAGTAAAGCTGCTATCCGGAGGGGAAGGGCGATTTCAGACTGGGGTGTTGATCCCTCAGCCCTGTCCACACAAACTGCTTCCTCTGCTAGACGAGGCCGGGGCGCTGGCTGTGCCTTACCAGCTGATAGAGGAGGAAAACTGGGCTGTCGACACGAGTGAACTGGGAAGAGCTCTAACAACTTCCAGAGGGCGCTGCGAGCCCAGAGCAATCTACATAAGCAACCCAGGAAACCCCACAG gacATTTGCAGGACAGGAAGTCCATAGAGAAAGTGATTGAGTTCGTAGCATCTGAGAGACTCCTTCTGCTGATTGATGAG GTCTATCAAGACAGTGTTTATGCACCGAACAGAGAGTTTATTTCATATAAGAAGGTTCTGTTTGAGATGGATGAACATCTGAGAGACACTGTGGAGATGGTTTCCTTCCACTCTTTATCCTGCGCCTGTGTAGCAGA GTGTGGCCTCAGAACAGGATACATGGAGGTGGTCAACATGGACCCAGGGGTGATGCATTTTGTTGATACCATGCTCTGTACTGACATCAATGCACCAGTCACAGGACAGATTGCACTGGATCTCATGCTCAGCCCACCCAGTCCGGGTGACCCTTCATATAACACATTCGTTCAT GAGACTCTCCTGACTCGAGCCACTCTGGCCCAAAATTCTCAGCGGGCTCTGAAGCTGCTGAACGATCTACCAGGAATGAGCTGCTGCCCTGCGATGGGGGGAATCTACCTCTACCCACGTCTGGATCTACCAGCTGAGATCAAGGAGCAAGCCAAT aggcTGGGACTGGAAGCAGATGTGTTATACTGCCAGATGTTACTGGAGGAAGAAGATTTGATCATAGGTGCAGGAGATAATGGAACAAGTGGCAGCCATCATCTCAG ATTGTGTATTCTGGTTCCGCCTGACACTTTGGAGAAGGTTTTGTCTCGCCTCTCTTCCTTCCACCTTCGCCTCTCTGACAGAAAACTTAGCAGAATTGTATAG